A window of the Vibrio pomeroyi genome harbors these coding sequences:
- the mraY gene encoding phospho-N-acetylmuramoyl-pentapeptide-transferase: MIIWLAELLQPHFSFFRLFEYLSFRAIASILTALCLSLWMGPRLIERLQMLQIGQVVRNDGPESHFSKRGTPTMGGVMILAAIIITVLMWADLSNPYVWAVLVVLGGYGAVGFVDDYRKVVRKNTDGLIARWKYFWQSAIALVVAFALYAHGHDTAATQLVVPFFKDVMPQLGLLYIVLTYFVIVGTSNAVNLTDGLDGLAIMPTVMVAAGFAVIAWATGNVNFAAYLHIPYIPYTSELVVVCTAIVGAGLGFLWFNTYPAQVFMGDVGSLALGGALGVIAVLVRQELVLVIMGGVFVMETLSVILQVGSYKLRGQRIFRMAPIHHHYELKGWPEPRVIVRFWIISMVLVLVGLATLKVR, translated from the coding sequence ATGATAATTTGGCTTGCAGAGCTACTACAGCCACACTTTTCTTTCTTCCGTTTGTTCGAATACCTATCGTTTCGTGCAATCGCGAGTATTTTGACAGCTTTATGTCTGTCGCTGTGGATGGGACCTCGTTTAATTGAGCGTCTGCAAATGCTACAAATTGGCCAAGTTGTTCGTAATGACGGTCCAGAATCTCACTTCAGCAAACGTGGTACGCCAACCATGGGCGGTGTGATGATACTTGCTGCCATCATTATTACAGTATTGATGTGGGCTGACCTTTCAAACCCTTACGTTTGGGCAGTGTTGGTTGTTCTTGGCGGTTACGGTGCGGTTGGCTTTGTTGATGACTATCGTAAAGTCGTTCGTAAGAACACCGATGGCTTGATTGCGCGTTGGAAGTATTTCTGGCAGTCAGCGATTGCATTGGTTGTGGCATTTGCTCTGTATGCTCACGGACACGACACCGCTGCAACGCAATTGGTTGTTCCTTTCTTCAAAGATGTGATGCCACAGCTTGGTTTACTGTACATTGTACTAACTTACTTTGTTATTGTGGGTACCAGTAATGCGGTAAACCTAACGGATGGTCTAGATGGCTTGGCGATCATGCCAACGGTTATGGTTGCGGCTGGCTTCGCTGTTATCGCTTGGGCGACAGGTAACGTTAACTTCGCGGCATACCTACACATTCCATACATCCCATATACCTCTGAACTGGTTGTGGTATGTACTGCTATCGTGGGTGCTGGCCTTGGTTTCCTATGGTTTAACACTTACCCAGCACAAGTATTCATGGGCGATGTTGGCTCTTTAGCACTGGGTGGTGCACTGGGTGTGATTGCTGTGTTGGTTCGCCAAGAGTTGGTACTGGTTATCATGGGCGGTGTGTTTGTAATGGAGACCTTGTCAGTAATCCTGCAGGTGGGCTCTTACAAATTGCGTGGTCAACGTATTTTCCGTATGGCACCGATTCATCACCACTACGAGCTTAAAGGCTGGCCTGAACCGCGCGTCATCGTGCGCTTCTGGATCATCTCAATGGTATTAGTACTGGTTGGTCTAGCGACACTGAAAGTTCGTTAA
- the murD gene encoding UDP-N-acetylmuramoyl-L-alanine--D-glutamate ligase: MERWQNIQNVVVVGLGITGLSVVKHLVKYQPHTHVKVIDTRELPPGRESLPESVELHSGSWNTQWLAEADLVVANPGIALATPEIQDVLQAGTPVVGDIELFGWAVNKPAVAITGSNGKSTVTDLTGVLAKAAGLNVGVGGNIGIPALDLLELDADLYVLELSSFQLETTSNLNLAAAAFLNLSEDHMDRYQGMADYREAKLRIFNNAQCAIVNREDKDTYPDHTMPLVTFGLDDQEFGVSTIDGTEWLIDNGKPVLATQDLTLVGRHNVANALVSLALLKQVGIDYSKSLEALKAYNGLTHRCQVVADKREIKWVNDSKATNVASTLAALSGLEYQGTLYLLVGGVGKGADFSELKPVLTQLERVQLCCFGEDAAQFMPLHPSAQKFETMQQIIESISPQLVAGDMVMLSPACASFDQFNNFMARGDAFTDLAHEYA; this comes from the coding sequence ATGGAACGTTGGCAAAATATTCAAAATGTAGTGGTTGTGGGGCTCGGTATTACCGGGCTCTCTGTCGTTAAACATCTCGTAAAATATCAACCTCACACTCATGTGAAGGTCATTGATACGCGAGAGCTACCGCCGGGCAGAGAGTCTTTGCCTGAATCGGTAGAGCTGCATTCTGGAAGCTGGAATACCCAATGGTTGGCTGAGGCTGATTTAGTGGTAGCTAATCCAGGTATCGCCTTAGCGACTCCAGAAATTCAAGATGTGCTTCAAGCGGGAACGCCTGTTGTCGGTGACATCGAGTTGTTTGGCTGGGCGGTGAATAAACCGGCCGTGGCGATTACTGGCTCAAATGGCAAGAGTACGGTGACTGACCTTACTGGTGTGCTTGCTAAAGCGGCTGGCCTTAACGTCGGTGTCGGTGGCAATATTGGAATTCCGGCTTTAGACCTTCTTGAGCTTGATGCAGATTTATATGTTCTTGAGCTCTCAAGCTTCCAGTTAGAAACAACATCGAACCTAAACCTTGCTGCAGCAGCCTTTTTGAACCTGTCAGAAGATCACATGGATCGCTATCAGGGTATGGCTGATTATCGCGAGGCTAAGTTAAGAATCTTTAATAACGCGCAGTGTGCGATTGTAAATCGAGAAGACAAAGATACTTACCCAGACCACACAATGCCATTGGTGACATTTGGACTCGATGACCAAGAGTTTGGTGTATCGACGATTGATGGCACTGAGTGGTTAATCGATAACGGTAAACCAGTACTTGCTACTCAAGATTTAACATTGGTTGGACGTCATAATGTGGCGAATGCGTTAGTCTCTTTAGCATTATTGAAGCAAGTTGGTATTGATTACAGCAAAAGCCTTGAAGCTTTGAAAGCTTACAATGGTTTGACTCATCGCTGCCAAGTGGTGGCTGACAAGCGCGAAATCAAATGGGTTAACGACTCAAAAGCAACCAACGTAGCGAGCACATTAGCGGCTCTGTCCGGTTTAGAGTACCAAGGTACTTTGTATCTCTTGGTTGGTGGCGTTGGTAAAGGTGCTGACTTTAGCGAGCTTAAACCTGTATTAACGCAACTAGAGCGTGTTCAGTTGTGTTGCTTCGGTGAAGATGCTGCGCAATTTATGCCGCTGCATCCATCAGCTCAAAAGTTCGAGACCATGCAGCAGATAATCGAATCTATCTCACCACAACTGGTGGCTGGAGATATGGTGATGTTGTCTCCTGCGTGCGCGAGCTTCGATCAATTTAATAATTTCATGGCGAGAGGTGACGCGTTCACTGACCTTGCTCATGAGTATGCCTAA
- the ftsW gene encoding cell division protein FtsW, giving the protein MQRVKEINQSIWQWLNRATPEALYDRQLVWIALGLMLTGLVMVTSASFPISARLTDQPFHFMFRHAIFLVLALGVSSVILQIPMQRWFQYSMYLLGLSFFLLIVVLAVGKSVNGASRWIPLGLFNLQPAEVAKLSLFIFMAGYLVRKQDEVRKTFFGGFGKPIMVFGAFAVLLLGQPDLGTVVVMLVTLFGMLFIAGAKLSQFIALMVAGIAAVVGLIVIEPYRVRRVTSFWEPWNDPFGSGYQLTQSLMAFGRGDWMGQGLGNSIQKLEYLPEAHTDFVFAVLAEELGFVGVTLVLMLIFSLVFKAILIGKKAFDNDQVFSGYLAFGIGIWFAFQTLVNVGAASGIVPTKGLTLPLISYGGSSLIVMSVAVSMLLRIDHECRIQQKEQADNQNELVE; this is encoded by the coding sequence GTGCAAAGAGTGAAAGAGATCAATCAATCTATTTGGCAATGGCTTAACCGTGCCACACCAGAGGCGCTCTACGATCGTCAATTGGTATGGATTGCTCTTGGACTGATGCTGACGGGCTTGGTAATGGTAACGTCGGCTTCGTTCCCAATCAGTGCTCGTTTAACCGATCAGCCGTTTCACTTTATGTTCCGTCATGCCATCTTCCTTGTGTTGGCGTTAGGTGTGTCCAGTGTCATATTGCAGATTCCGATGCAACGCTGGTTTCAATACAGTATGTACTTACTGGGCTTGTCCTTCTTCTTGCTGATCGTGGTATTAGCGGTCGGTAAGTCGGTTAACGGTGCATCGCGTTGGATCCCTCTCGGTCTATTTAACCTGCAGCCAGCCGAAGTCGCCAAGCTATCACTGTTTATCTTTATGGCGGGCTACTTGGTTCGAAAACAAGACGAAGTGAGGAAAACCTTCTTCGGTGGTTTCGGTAAACCTATCATGGTGTTTGGCGCCTTTGCTGTGTTACTGCTCGGTCAACCCGATTTAGGTACCGTAGTCGTAATGCTGGTTACCCTGTTCGGCATGTTATTTATCGCCGGTGCCAAGCTTTCTCAGTTTATTGCCTTGATGGTGGCGGGCATTGCTGCCGTTGTTGGCTTGATTGTTATCGAACCCTATCGTGTTCGACGTGTGACCTCTTTCTGGGAACCTTGGAATGACCCGTTCGGCAGTGGCTACCAGTTAACCCAATCATTGATGGCGTTCGGTCGTGGTGATTGGATGGGGCAAGGGCTTGGCAACTCAATTCAAAAACTCGAATACCTACCAGAAGCGCACACCGACTTTGTATTTGCTGTATTGGCTGAGGAACTCGGTTTCGTCGGTGTTACCTTGGTACTGATGTTGATCTTTAGCTTGGTGTTTAAAGCCATTCTTATTGGCAAAAAAGCCTTCGATAACGACCAAGTCTTCAGTGGTTATTTGGCTTTCGGTATTGGTATTTGGTTTGCTTTTCAAACGCTTGTTAACGTAGGCGCTGCTTCAGGCATTGTTCCAACTAAAGGTCTAACCTTGCCGTTGATCAGTTATGGTGGTTCAAGTCTTATCGTGATGTCGGTGGCGGTTTCTATGCTGCTGCGTATCGATCACGAATGCCGGATACAACAAAAAGAACAAGCCGACAATCAAAACGAATTAGTAGAATAA
- the murG gene encoding undecaprenyldiphospho-muramoylpentapeptide beta-N-acetylglucosaminyltransferase codes for MKQNKKLLVMAGGTGGHVFPGLAVAKKLQQQGWEIRWLGTADRMEADLVPKHGIEIDFIKVKGLRGQGISKLIKAPFQIINAILQARQHIKAWQPDVVLGMGGYVSGPGGIAAWLSGIPVVLHEQNAVAGLTNQWLSKIAKKVFQAFPGAFPTAEVVGNPVREDVVALAEPEQRMAERDGDIRILVMGGSQGAKILNDTLPVTMAQLGEGFTVMHQAGKNNQQQVIEQYKSHSVDNVQVTEFIDDVAQAYEWADLLVCRSGALTVSEVSAAGVGSIFVPFMHKDRQQALNAEHLVECGAALMIEQPQLTADKLANTIAELDRNELKMMATKARQAAKLDADVTVAEAIKALAK; via the coding sequence ATGAAACAAAACAAAAAACTTTTAGTGATGGCTGGTGGTACTGGCGGTCACGTTTTCCCAGGGTTGGCGGTAGCTAAAAAGCTTCAGCAGCAAGGTTGGGAAATTCGCTGGTTAGGAACCGCAGACAGAATGGAAGCGGATTTAGTGCCAAAGCATGGTATTGAAATCGACTTCATCAAAGTGAAAGGCCTTCGAGGTCAAGGTATTAGCAAGCTAATTAAAGCGCCGTTCCAGATTATCAATGCCATACTTCAAGCAAGACAGCACATCAAAGCATGGCAGCCAGATGTCGTGCTTGGTATGGGCGGCTACGTAAGTGGTCCCGGCGGTATCGCGGCATGGTTGTCTGGCATTCCAGTGGTACTGCATGAGCAAAACGCAGTGGCTGGTTTAACTAACCAATGGTTGTCTAAGATTGCTAAAAAGGTATTCCAAGCTTTCCCAGGTGCATTTCCTACTGCGGAAGTGGTAGGTAACCCTGTACGTGAAGATGTGGTTGCCTTAGCTGAACCAGAGCAACGCATGGCTGAGCGTGACGGCGATATTCGCATCTTGGTGATGGGCGGTAGCCAAGGCGCTAAGATCCTAAATGATACCTTGCCAGTGACGATGGCGCAGCTTGGCGAAGGCTTCACAGTGATGCACCAAGCGGGCAAGAACAACCAACAACAAGTTATTGAGCAATACAAATCACATTCTGTAGATAATGTTCAAGTGACTGAATTTATTGATGATGTGGCGCAAGCTTATGAGTGGGCAGATCTATTAGTGTGTCGCTCAGGAGCATTAACCGTATCTGAAGTCTCTGCGGCGGGTGTGGGTTCTATCTTCGTTCCGTTTATGCACAAAGACAGACAGCAAGCACTGAACGCCGAACACTTAGTTGAGTGTGGCGCAGCGTTAATGATTGAACAGCCTCAACTGACGGCTGATAAGCTTGCGAACACGATCGCCGAGCTTGATAGAAATGAATTAAAAATGATGGCAACAAAAGCTCGTCAAGCAGCCAAGCTTGATGCTGATGTGACCGTCGCTGAAGCGATTAAAGCCTTAGCAAAATAA
- the murC gene encoding UDP-N-acetylmuramate--L-alanine ligase, producing the protein MTIEHTQDLAQIRAMVPEMRRVKSIHFIGIGGAGMSGIAEVLLNEGYQITGSDIAQNPVTDRLVSKGATVYIGHQASNVADASVVVVSTAINEENPEIIAAREARTPIVRRAEMLAELMRFRHGIAVAGTHGKTTTTALVTQIYSEAGLDPTFVNGGLVKSAGTNARLGSSRILIAEADESDASFLHLQPMVSIVTNIEADHMDTYGGDFETLKQTFIDFLHNLPFYGQAVMCVDDPVVRELIPQVSRQVITYGFSEDADIRIENYVQEGQQGKFTVVREGKANLDITLNIPGRHNALNASAAIAVATEDDISDEAILKAMAGTEGTGRRFDHLGEYETGKGVAMLVDDYGHHPTEVDVTIQAARSGWADKRFVMIFQPHRYSRTRDLYDDFANVLEQVDVLILLDVYSAGEKPIAGADGRSLSRTIRGRGKIDPIFVADINTLPSVLANVIQGGDLVLTQGAGDVGRVAKQLESLQLDINKMQNA; encoded by the coding sequence ATGACGATTGAACATACCCAAGACTTAGCGCAAATCCGTGCAATGGTGCCAGAGATGCGCCGTGTTAAATCTATCCACTTCATTGGTATTGGTGGTGCAGGCATGAGCGGGATCGCTGAAGTCCTGCTAAATGAAGGCTACCAAATCACAGGTTCTGATATTGCTCAAAACCCAGTGACTGATCGTTTAGTTAGCAAGGGCGCGACCGTTTACATTGGTCACCAAGCAAGTAACGTTGCCGATGCAAGTGTGGTGGTGGTATCAACCGCTATCAACGAAGAAAACCCAGAGATTATTGCAGCTCGTGAAGCGCGCACACCTATCGTTCGTCGTGCAGAAATGCTGGCTGAGCTGATGCGCTTTCGTCATGGCATTGCTGTGGCAGGTACGCACGGTAAAACTACAACGACGGCTTTGGTTACACAGATTTATTCTGAAGCGGGCTTAGATCCAACCTTCGTCAACGGTGGTTTGGTGAAAAGTGCAGGCACAAACGCACGTTTAGGGTCGAGCCGTATCCTTATCGCTGAAGCCGATGAAAGTGATGCATCATTCTTACATCTGCAACCAATGGTTAGTATCGTGACTAACATTGAAGCGGATCATATGGATACTTACGGCGGCGATTTTGAAACGCTAAAGCAGACGTTTATCGATTTCCTACACAACCTACCATTCTACGGTCAGGCTGTGATGTGTGTTGATGATCCTGTTGTACGTGAACTTATCCCTCAGGTGAGCCGCCAAGTGATTACTTACGGCTTCTCTGAAGACGCAGATATCCGTATTGAAAACTACGTACAAGAAGGTCAGCAAGGCAAGTTTACGGTTGTACGTGAAGGCAAAGCGAACTTAGATATCACGTTGAACATTCCAGGTCGCCACAACGCATTGAATGCATCAGCGGCGATTGCGGTTGCGACTGAAGACGACATCAGCGATGAAGCGATTCTAAAAGCGATGGCGGGAACCGAAGGTACTGGCCGTCGTTTCGATCACCTTGGTGAGTACGAAACGGGTAAAGGCGTGGCGATGTTGGTCGATGATTACGGTCATCACCCAACGGAAGTGGATGTGACGATTCAAGCTGCTCGCAGTGGTTGGGCTGACAAACGTTTCGTGATGATCTTCCAACCACACCGCTACAGCCGAACGCGTGATCTGTATGATGACTTTGCGAACGTTCTTGAACAAGTTGATGTCTTAATCTTATTAGATGTGTATTCAGCAGGTGAGAAACCGATTGCAGGGGCTGACGGACGTTCACTGAGTCGAACTATTCGTGGGCGTGGTAAGATTGATCCAATCTTTGTTGCTGATATCAACACATTGCCATCGGTTCTAGCGAACGTAATTCAAGGCGGTGACCTTGTTTTAACACAGGGTGCAGGTGATGTTGGTCGTGTAGCTAAGCAACTTGAATCGCTACAATTAGACATTAATAAAATGCAGAACGCGTAA
- a CDS encoding cell division protein FtsQ/DivIB — MVLLFIGFLFYTTLTWMWDDQRLPLSKIVLQGDLTYVTAGDVQHAFGELEHIGTFMSQDIGVLQDSLEALPWVSVVSIRKQWPDTIKVFLTEYHAAAIWNGNMLLNDDGQVFNGDIGLLKGDRVKLYGPDGTSQEVIEKWRQITPLINSLGLTVTSLVLNERRAWQIILDNGIRLELGKDSLDERVERFISLYNELGSKANQVSYIDLRYDTGAAVGWFPEQELEESTDD, encoded by the coding sequence ATGGTATTGCTATTCATTGGGTTTCTTTTCTATACCACACTGACTTGGATGTGGGACGATCAGCGATTGCCTCTCTCCAAAATAGTACTTCAAGGCGACTTAACTTACGTAACCGCTGGTGATGTTCAACATGCGTTTGGCGAGCTTGAACACATTGGAACATTTATGTCGCAAGACATCGGCGTGTTGCAAGACAGTTTAGAAGCGTTACCTTGGGTATCTGTTGTCTCTATTCGTAAGCAGTGGCCAGACACAATAAAAGTATTTTTGACTGAGTACCATGCGGCAGCAATCTGGAACGGCAACATGCTGCTGAATGACGATGGTCAGGTGTTCAATGGTGATATCGGCCTATTAAAGGGCGATAGAGTTAAGCTTTACGGCCCAGACGGCACCAGCCAAGAAGTGATAGAAAAATGGCGACAGATAACCCCTTTGATTAACAGTCTTGGGTTAACCGTTACCTCGCTCGTACTCAATGAGCGTCGCGCTTGGCAAATAATCCTAGATAACGGTATCCGTTTAGAACTAGGTAAAGATTCTTTAGATGAGCGTGTTGAACGCTTCATTTCGCTTTACAACGAGTTAGGTAGTAAGGCGAATCAAGTGAGCTACATCGACCTCAGGTATGATACGGGAGCCGCTGTAGGCTGGTTTCCAGAGCAAGAGTTAGAAGAGAGCACAGATGACTAA
- the ftsA gene encoding cell division protein FtsA, whose product MTKTADDNIIVGLDIGTATISALVGEILPDGQINIIGSGQSPSRGMDKGGVNDLESVVKSVQRAIDQAELMAECQISNVFISLSGKHIASRIEKGMGTISDEEVSQDDMDRAIHTAKSIKIGDEQRILHVIPQEFTIDYQEGIKNPLGLSGVRMEVSVHLISCHSDMARNIIKAVERCGLTVEQIVFSGLASSNAVITEDERELGVCVVDIGAGTMDISIWTGGALRHTEVFSYAGNAVTSDIAFAFGTPVSDAEEIKVNHGCALSELVSKDDSVNVPSVGGRPSRSLQRQTLSEVIEPRYTELMGLVNQTIDTVQLQLRDEGIKHHLAAGVVLTGGAAQIDGLVECAERVFRNQVRVGKPLEVSGLTDYVKEPYHSTAVGLLHYARDCQISDEGDYSEPKRSAPSMSGLFGKLRNWIQKEF is encoded by the coding sequence ATGACTAAGACCGCAGATGACAACATAATCGTTGGTCTTGATATAGGCACTGCGACCATATCAGCTCTGGTTGGTGAAATATTGCCTGATGGTCAAATCAATATCATTGGTTCTGGGCAAAGCCCATCCAGAGGTATGGATAAAGGTGGTGTAAACGACCTAGAGTCGGTAGTTAAGTCGGTTCAGCGAGCTATTGATCAAGCAGAGTTGATGGCGGAATGCCAAATCAGCAATGTGTTTATCTCGCTATCGGGCAAACATATCGCAAGCCGAATTGAAAAAGGCATGGGTACTATCTCTGATGAAGAGGTGTCCCAAGACGATATGGATCGAGCGATCCATACCGCGAAATCAATTAAAATAGGTGATGAGCAGAGAATTCTGCACGTGATCCCACAAGAGTTTACCATCGATTATCAAGAAGGGATTAAGAACCCACTTGGCTTATCTGGTGTTCGAATGGAAGTCAGCGTTCACCTAATTTCTTGCCATAGCGACATGGCGAGAAACATTATTAAAGCTGTTGAACGATGTGGTCTCACAGTAGAACAGATCGTGTTTTCAGGACTTGCCTCAAGTAATGCGGTAATTACTGAAGACGAGAGAGAGCTTGGAGTATGTGTGGTGGATATCGGCGCGGGTACGATGGATATTTCCATTTGGACTGGCGGCGCACTGCGACACACAGAAGTCTTTTCCTACGCAGGAAATGCAGTAACCAGTGATATTGCCTTCGCTTTCGGCACGCCAGTGAGCGATGCTGAAGAGATAAAAGTAAACCATGGTTGCGCTCTGAGTGAACTCGTAAGCAAGGATGACTCTGTTAACGTCCCAAGTGTTGGTGGTCGCCCATCGAGAAGTTTGCAACGACAAACTTTGTCGGAAGTGATTGAACCACGTTACACTGAACTTATGGGTCTCGTTAACCAAACTATTGATACGGTTCAATTACAGCTACGAGATGAAGGTATTAAACACCACCTTGCAGCTGGCGTCGTTCTCACTGGTGGAGCGGCACAAATTGATGGATTGGTAGAGTGTGCGGAACGTGTTTTCCGCAATCAAGTTCGAGTTGGTAAGCCATTAGAAGTTAGTGGCTTAACTGACTATGTTAAAGAGCCGTATCATTCTACGGCGGTTGGTTTACTTCATTACGCAAGAGATTGTCAGATCAGTGATGAAGGTGATTACAGCGAACCTAAGCGTTCAGCACCTTCTATGTCTGGTTTATTTGGCAAATTGCGTAATTGGATACAAAAAGAGTTTTAA
- the ftsZ gene encoding cell division protein FtsZ translates to MFEPMMEMSDDAVIKVVGVGGGGGNAVEHMVRESIEGVEFISVNTDAQALRKTSVSSVIQIGGDITKGLGAGANPQVGRDAALEDRERIKEVLTGADMVFIAAGMGGGTGTGAAPVIAEVAKELGVLTVAVVTKPFSFEGKKRLAFAEQGIEELSKHVDSLITIPNEKLLKVLGRGVTLLEAFASANDVLKNAVQGIAELITRPGMINVDFADVRTVMSEMGHAMMGSGIAKGEDRAEEAAETAISSPLLEDIDLAGARGVLVNITAGLDMRLDEFETVGNTVKAFASDNATVVIGTSLDPDMTDEIRVTVVATGIGTEKKPDITLVAGGKAKVAPTPQPQVAAQTAPKVEEKVAQPLQEKTEVKPQVKPQPTTSPVSSGTGASQSAAPKAEKESGYLDIPAFLRRQAD, encoded by the coding sequence ATGTTTGAACCGATGATGGAAATGTCTGACGATGCAGTAATTAAAGTCGTTGGAGTTGGTGGCGGTGGCGGTAACGCTGTTGAGCACATGGTACGTGAATCAATCGAAGGCGTAGAATTCATCAGTGTTAACACTGATGCGCAAGCACTTCGTAAAACAAGCGTGAGCAGCGTGATCCAAATTGGTGGTGATATCACTAAAGGTTTGGGCGCTGGTGCAAACCCACAAGTAGGCCGTGATGCAGCTCTCGAAGATCGAGAAAGAATTAAAGAAGTTCTAACTGGCGCCGATATGGTATTTATCGCAGCTGGTATGGGCGGTGGTACTGGTACAGGTGCTGCTCCAGTTATTGCTGAAGTTGCGAAAGAGTTGGGTGTGCTAACGGTTGCTGTTGTAACTAAGCCATTCAGCTTTGAAGGCAAAAAGCGTTTAGCGTTTGCTGAGCAAGGTATCGAAGAGCTTTCTAAGCATGTGGATTCTTTAATTACGATTCCAAATGAAAAGCTACTTAAAGTACTTGGCCGTGGCGTAACACTGCTTGAAGCTTTCGCAAGTGCAAATGATGTGCTTAAAAACGCTGTACAAGGTATCGCTGAGCTAATTACTCGCCCTGGTATGATTAACGTCGATTTCGCGGATGTTCGCACCGTAATGTCTGAGATGGGTCATGCAATGATGGGTAGCGGTATCGCAAAAGGTGAAGACCGTGCTGAAGAAGCTGCTGAAACGGCAATTTCTAGCCCACTACTAGAAGACATCGACCTAGCTGGTGCACGTGGCGTTCTTGTGAACATCACAGCAGGCCTAGATATGCGTTTAGATGAGTTCGAAACAGTAGGTAACACAGTTAAGGCATTCGCATCTGATAACGCAACAGTTGTGATTGGTACTTCTCTAGACCCTGATATGACGGATGAAATCCGCGTAACTGTTGTTGCAACAGGTATCGGTACAGAGAAAAAACCAGACATTACTTTAGTTGCTGGTGGTAAAGCTAAGGTTGCACCAACTCCTCAACCACAGGTAGCGGCTCAAACTGCACCAAAAGTGGAAGAGAAAGTGGCACAGCCATTGCAAGAAAAAACTGAGGTTAAACCTCAAGTTAAGCCACAGCCAACAACGTCACCTGTTTCTTCAGGTACAGGAGCTAGCCAAAGTGCTGCACCTAAAGCTGAGAAAGAGAGTGGATATTTAGATATTCCAGCATTCTTACGACGTCAGGCTGATTAA
- the lpxC gene encoding UDP-3-O-acyl-N-acetylglucosamine deacetylase, whose protein sequence is MIRQRTLKEIVKTTGVGLHSGRKVTLTLRPAAANTGIVYRRTDVNPPVDFPADPASVRDTMLCTALVNDEGVRISTVEHLNAALAGMGIDNIIVEVDAPEIPIMDGSASPFVYLLQQAGVETLNAAKRFIRIKKPIRFEDGDKWAEFVPFNGFRMDFEIDFNHPAIESDEQRLLFDFSSQGFVKEISRARTFGFMRDIEYLQSQNLVLGGSFDNAIVLDEYRILNEEGLRFDNEFVTHKVLDAIGDLYMCGHAIIGEFRAYKSGHGLNNQLLRAVLADAEAWEWATFEEEVGSPVAFAEPGMVLA, encoded by the coding sequence ATGATCAGACAACGTACTCTGAAAGAAATTGTGAAAACAACTGGTGTGGGTCTCCACTCTGGTCGTAAAGTCACACTTACTCTTCGCCCGGCAGCTGCAAATACAGGCATTGTTTATCGTCGTACAGATGTAAATCCACCTGTAGATTTCCCAGCTGATCCAGCATCAGTTCGTGACACTATGTTATGTACTGCTCTTGTTAATGACGAAGGCGTACGTATCTCTACAGTGGAACACCTTAACGCAGCTCTAGCGGGCATGGGCATCGATAACATTATTGTTGAAGTAGATGCACCAGAGATCCCTATTATGGATGGTAGCGCAAGCCCATTCGTGTACTTGCTACAGCAAGCGGGTGTAGAAACACTGAATGCAGCGAAGCGTTTTATTCGTATCAAAAAGCCTATCCGTTTTGAAGATGGCGATAAGTGGGCAGAGTTTGTTCCATTTAACGGCTTCCGTATGGACTTTGAGATCGACTTTAACCACCCAGCAATTGAATCTGATGAGCAACGTTTGTTGTTTGATTTCTCTTCACAAGGCTTTGTGAAAGAAATCTCTCGCGCTCGTACTTTCGGCTTCATGCGCGATATTGAGTACCTACAATCTCAAAACCTAGTACTTGGCGGTAGCTTCGATAACGCTATCGTTCTAGACGAATACCGAATTCTTAATGAAGAAGGTCTGCGTTTTGACAATGAGTTCGTAACTCACAAAGTACTGGATGCGATTGGTGACCTTTACATGTGTGGACACGCTATTATTGGTGAGTTCCGTGCATACAAATCAGGTCACGGCCTAAACAACCAACTACTACGTGCAGTACTTGCTGACGCAGAAGCTTGGGAATGGGCAACATTCGAAGAAGAAGTAGGCTCTCCTGTTGCATTTGCTGAGCCAGGAATGGTTCTAGCGTAA